GTGGCCTTCGCCCTTTCCTGCATTTCAACAGCGATATTACCGAGTGAAGTGGAGAGATCACTCAGTTTTTGTGAATTTTGAGATACCTCTCCAAACATTTCGTTTAAATTTCCACTCATGTCATCCAGGTAATGCCCAATCTGTCCTATCTCATCCTCACCTGAAATACCAGATTTTCGACTCAGGTCACCATTCCCGATTACCTGGGCGAATTCGGTAATCTGATTCAATCTGCCTATGACCTTCTGGATGACAATAACACCAATAATTGAAAAAAAGATACCAATGCCGAGCCCGGCCAGCTGCAAAGCAAGAAGCAGAGACACTGATGATTCGGCATCTTTCTGCATCTGGACTACTGCCTTATTCATAGCGACAAGGAGATTATTGGAATGCTCCTCTATCCAGTGAAGTTCATCCTTTGCCGACGGAGCACCCGCAATCACCCTCTCCATTTTTCCCCTGTACTCCTTCCAAAGAGGTTGAACATTCTGAAGAAGCTGCAATGCCTCACCCTGCACGGGGGGGCAGGAAAAACTTTTCTTGTTATCCAACGCCAGAGACAGGGGGATCTCCCCCCCTGCATGAGACTGTTGAGGGTTGTATTGAAAACACGCATGGAATTGGCAGAGGCATTGAATGCCTTCTCCCGTTCGATTCCATCATCAGCACTCACTCCTTCCAGAAGCTCCCTGGTCATTTTCTGGCTGAGCATTCGCTGTCGACCGGCCATATTTATAATAGCCCCATCATTCTTCTGGTTGTTGGTCACCCACCAGGTGACAAGAAACATACCAAGGATGATTAACGCCAGACTGCCGGTGACAAGTATAATTTTTGTCCTCACTTTCATAAAACGCACTCCTCCAGTCACTGAATTTCTGCCTGGGCTGTTCATACAGAAAAAAACAGGCTTTTTCCGGAACAGTTACTCAATTTCCTCTCTAATTTGGGTTTATCACAAACAAGCTACAGATGTAAAATTTTTTCTCGGAAAAAACACTTTATGTGGGCTCTTTTTTCAAGTTATCGAAATGTAACATTTTTTCGCCCAAAACCCTTGGGCCACATTGTAATATAGTTTTATTTCTGATAACCTTTAATGGATCTTAACAAAAAAACATAACCATCAGTGTCTGCCCGAAGGCCTCCGAAATGCGATACGGATCCGGATCCATTCTTTTTTCCATGCTGACACCTCTCCTTTGTCTTTTCCTGAGTCACGCGGCAGCACAGTCTGACAAAACCGTCTCTGTACCTGTACAGAACCAGCTGAAAATAAAACATATCCTGCTGCTCAATTCCTATCACCAGAGAATGACCTGGGTAAAAGATATTGTGCGGGGAGTGGAAGACATTCTTCAGCCTGAAAAAAATGGTCTCTCTCTTCATGTGGAAAACATGGATTCGAAAAGATACCATTCTCGAGAATACTATGATATTTTCTATAACTATCTGAAAATAAAATATAAAAATACTGATTTTTCTCTTATTTTATCATCTGACAACAACAGTTATAATTTTCTGCGTAAACACCGGGATACTCTCTTTCCTGGAGTCCCAGTCTCATTTTGCGGTGTGAACGGTTACAATTACGAACAGATAGCAGACAGAGACGATTTTACCGGCGTTGCGGAAATCGTCTCTGCCCGTGAAACCGTTGAAATGGCCCTTCGGCTTCACCCGAAGGTGTCCAGGTTTTTTGTCATTAACGATTACCTGGTAACAGGTCGAGCCTGGACTCACGATATCTCCAGACAATTACGACATATTTCTCCCGATATTACGATTGAATATGCGGACAATCTGCCTATCAGTTCCCTTATGAATACAATAGCCGGGCTGAAAAACGACACACTCGTCCTGCTGGGCAGCTATTTTTCTGACAGAAACGGGCGCTATTTTACCTACGAACGTATTGGAGAAATGCTTTCAAAATCCAGCAGGGTTCCCATCTATTGTCTGCTTCAGTTCAATATCGGAAAAGGTGTTATCGGGGAAAGGTCATCAGCGGTTATTACCAGGGAAGAGCAATGGCCGGTATCGGCAGAAAAATTCTCTCAGGTTTGAGAGCACAGAATATACCGGTCATTGAGAAGGGCAGTAATAAAACCATTTTCAATTATGAGCAGCTCAAACGATTCAACCTGAACGAATCCAGGCTGCCGCCGGAAACCATCATCATCAACAAACCTCACTCGTTTTATGATGACTACAGACCTCAAATTCAAATTATCATTATCTCAATCGCCCTGCTCCTCTTCACCATCGTAATACTTGTATTCAACATACGAAAACGAATGATGGCTGAAGAAGCTCTTCGGCTCAGTGAAGAACGCTTTCGTCAACTGGCTGATGCCGGATGGGAAGCAATATCCATCCATAAAGACGGGCTGCTGCTCCAGGCAAATGAAGTCTTTTTCGATCTTTTCGGTTATACACGCCAAGAATTAATCAATAAACAGATAATGGATTTAATCTTCCCGGCAGAATGCCTTGAGCTCGTGCAGGAGAAGGTAAAAAATAATGATATTAATCCTTATGAAGTCAAGGGAAGACACAAAAACGGATCACTTTTCCCCATGGAAATCCGAGTACGGGAAATGAAATTTGAGGGTGAAAATATCAGGATGGCGGCAATGCGTGACCTTACCGAAAGAAAAGCGATGGAAGAGAAACTGTCACAATCGCTGAAACTCGAGGCAATCGGCACACTTGCCGGAGGAATCGCCCATGATTTCAACAACATTCTTTCAGCAATTCTTGGTTACTCCGAACTCACTCTCCTGCATCTTCCTGAAAACTCACAAGCTGAAAATCACCTCAAAAAAGTACTGGATGCAGGAAATCGGGCCAGATCTCTTGTCCAACAGATCCTTACATTTGCAAGGGAATCCAAAGAAGAACTCCAGCCTGTTCAGGTTTCACTCGTTGTCAACGAAGCCCTCAAACTCCTTCGTGCCTCACTGCCCGCCTCCATCGAGATAAGAAAACAAATCAGCTCAGACAGCCTGATACTTGGTGATCCGACCCAGATTCATCAAATTATAATGAATCTCTGTACCAATGCCGGAAAAGCCATGCCCAACGGTGGAATTTTAAGCATAACCCTGACCGAGACAACAGCCGATGAAACCCTTCTCGCCAAATACCCGGAAATGAAAAAGACGCGCTATCTCCAGCTCACCGTTAAAGACACGGGCAGCGGAATCGCACCGGAAATTAAAAACAGAATATTTGATCCATTTTTCACAACGCGAAGCAAGGAAAGCGGCACAGGTCTGGGGCTGTCTGTCGTCCATGGAA
The DNA window shown above is from Desulfomarina profundi and carries:
- a CDS encoding type IV pili methyl-accepting chemotaxis transducer N-terminal domain-containing protein, whose product is MKVRTKIILVTGSLALIILGMFLVTWWVTNNQKNDGAIINMAGRQRMLSQKMTRELLEGVSADDGIEREKAFNASANSMRVFNTTLNSLMQGGRSPCLWRWITRKVFPAPPCRVRHCSFFRMFNLFGRSTGEKWRG
- a CDS encoding ABC transporter substrate-binding protein yields the protein MRYGSGSILFSMLTPLLCLFLSHAAAQSDKTVSVPVQNQLKIKHILLLNSYHQRMTWVKDIVRGVEDILQPEKNGLSLHVENMDSKRYHSREYYDIFYNYLKIKYKNTDFSLILSSDNNSYNFLRKHRDTLFPGVPVSFCGVNGYNYEQIADRDDFTGVAEIVSARETVEMALRLHPKVSRFFVINDYLVTGRAWTHDISRQLRHISPDITIEYADNLPISSLMNTIAGLKNDTLVLLGSYFSDRNGRYFTYERIGEMLSKSSRVPIYCLLQFNIGKGVIGERSSAVITREEQWPVSAEKFSQV
- a CDS encoding hybrid sensor histidine kinase/response regulator, with translation MAGIGRKILSGLRAQNIPVIEKGSNKTIFNYEQLKRFNLNESRLPPETIIINKPHSFYDDYRPQIQIIIISIALLLFTIVILVFNIRKRMMAEEALRLSEERFRQLADAGWEAISIHKDGLLLQANEVFFDLFGYTRQELINKQIMDLIFPAECLELVQEKVKNNDINPYEVKGRHKNGSLFPMEIRVREMKFEGENIRMAAMRDLTERKAMEEKLSQSLKLEAIGTLAGGIAHDFNNILSAILGYSELTLLHLPENSQAENHLKKVLDAGNRARSLVQQILTFARESKEELQPVQVSLVVNEALKLLRASLPASIEIRKQISSDSLILGDPTQIHQIIMNLCTNAGKAMPNGGILSITLTETTADETLLAKYPEMKKTRYLQLTVKDTGSGIAPEIKNRIFDPFFTTRSKESGTGLGLSVVHGIVKNCQGIITLASELHCGSTFNIFLPVIDHEILSVSPVSGPLRRGTEHILFIDDENSLVEIAETFLERLGYRVSGFTSSMEALEKFRATPKAFDLVITDMTMPKMTGDNLSRKILAIREDIPIILCTGFSEQISEEKAREIGIKTFLMKPINQETLTRTVGDILDSA